In a genomic window of Prosthecobacter sp. SYSU 5D2:
- a CDS encoding Rpn family recombination-promoting nuclease/putative transposase yields MLDADLAAQPNDAYFKAVFSDPVYATAFFQRHLPAETAALVDWPSLVLLPGSFVKGSLQQ; encoded by the coding sequence GTGCTCGACGCTGACCTGGCCGCCCAACCTAACGATGCCTACTTCAAGGCCGTCTTCTCCGACCCTGTCTATGCCACGGCCTTTTTCCAGCGCCACCTGCCTGCTGAAACCGCTGCCCTCGTGGACTGGCCCTCCCTGGTCCTGCTGCCCGGCTCCTTTGTCAAAGGCAGCCTCCAGCAG
- the pseG gene encoding UDP-2,4-diacetamido-2,4,6-trideoxy-beta-L-altropyranose hydrolase yields the protein MTPLFFRLDASPKMGLGHLRRCCVLARACREKEAVAHFFIRSEALDLSTQDFPMDAVIHEIPWNSTPEEDAAQTVALCHQNGIRAGVVDHYRVSEPAQKILNEGGLRWMQFGNRLHTHPLLGALVHDANPGATIEDYRGRIHGHEPEFLTGPGYALVAEDFVTERARLSLPDPQEITSILLTFGGGDDRGATLAALDWLEAAGYFGKRLLLTTSMNPQLPALKERAATTQEIELHVDNWHPAPLMAQCQLALCAGGTSLHELACLGVPPVIVCIADNQFFPAQSWHEAGMAINLGPSPEIQPQEAVRHLQRLLSLPEERMALARRCWQAQDGQGAARVAEALLRQVDQQ from the coding sequence ATGACGCCTCTCTTTTTCCGCCTGGATGCCTCACCCAAAATGGGGCTGGGTCATCTGCGCCGTTGCTGCGTGCTGGCCAGGGCCTGCCGGGAAAAAGAGGCGGTCGCGCATTTTTTCATCCGCAGCGAAGCCCTGGACCTCAGCACCCAGGACTTCCCGATGGACGCCGTCATCCATGAAATTCCCTGGAACTCCACGCCCGAGGAGGATGCCGCGCAGACCGTCGCCCTCTGCCATCAAAACGGCATCCGTGCCGGCGTGGTGGACCATTACCGGGTGAGTGAACCGGCCCAAAAAATCCTCAATGAAGGCGGGCTGCGCTGGATGCAATTTGGCAACCGGCTGCACACCCATCCGCTTCTCGGTGCGCTGGTTCACGATGCCAACCCAGGAGCCACGATTGAGGACTACCGGGGCCGCATTCACGGACATGAGCCCGAGTTTCTCACCGGCCCTGGTTATGCCTTGGTGGCAGAAGATTTCGTGACGGAACGCGCCCGGCTTTCCCTGCCGGACCCGCAGGAAATCACCTCCATCTTGCTGACCTTTGGCGGCGGCGATGACCGGGGGGCCACCCTGGCGGCGCTGGACTGGCTGGAAGCCGCTGGATACTTCGGCAAGCGCCTGCTGCTGACCACCAGCATGAACCCGCAACTGCCCGCACTGAAGGAAAGGGCGGCCACCACGCAGGAGATCGAGCTGCATGTGGACAACTGGCATCCGGCACCGCTGATGGCGCAATGCCAGCTCGCCCTCTGCGCAGGCGGCACGTCCTTGCATGAACTGGCCTGCCTGGGGGTGCCGCCAGTCATCGTCTGCATCGCGGACAATCAGTTCTTCCCCGCCCAGTCCTGGCATGAGGCAGGCATGGCCATCAACCTCGGCCCCTCGCCGGAAATCCAGCCGCAGGAGGCGGTCCGCCACCTGCAACGTCTGCTGAGCCTTCCCGAAGAAAGGATGGCCCTGGCCCGGCGCTGCTGGCAGGCACAGGATGGCCAGGGAGCCGCACGGGTCGCGGAGGCCCTTCTGCGGCAGGTTGATCAGCAATAA